From Deltaproteobacteria bacterium, a single genomic window includes:
- a CDS encoding MFS transporter: protein MNQTLTRLGDKLHVFRVLQYRSFRLYWFGHLTAVAGHQMLILAHGWLAWELTGSEYVLGALGLVAATPAIALTLFGGAAADKLELRRFLMLLQYVTALLLLALATLVTTGLVQVWHVFAVAAIHGGIQAFDHPARQALFPHLLDRSHLMNAVSLNSMIWPGTRIFGPALAGFTIDYVADYTGAPLSGAGAAYYVAAATYLAFGLLLLPVRVPFIERTRGGNFVRTLLGGLSFVWTRKLFRSLIGLNYLDIFLLASHTALLPVFADVVFRGDGSTLGTLYVVSGIGALLGALVAANLGYFPKRGWLILMGAGIHAFFLTLFGFSGAFPLALGMLLLAGVGLSFFMVSTQTSVQTRVPDQYRGRVMAIWGMNYSVVLPLGQLQMGAVAGLSRDHLSPFLGRLAGAPSAVILGGLVMLGAAGIMAVSNRGVRELRPEGPE from the coding sequence ACCTCACCGCGGTGGCCGGCCACCAGATGCTGATCCTCGCGCACGGGTGGCTGGCCTGGGAGTTGACAGGGTCTGAGTACGTGCTGGGCGCCCTGGGGCTGGTGGCCGCCACCCCGGCGATAGCGCTGACGCTCTTCGGCGGCGCGGCCGCCGACAAGCTGGAGCTCCGGCGCTTCCTCATGTTGCTCCAGTACGTCACCGCGCTCCTGCTGCTGGCGCTGGCCACGCTGGTAACCACCGGGCTGGTGCAGGTCTGGCACGTGTTCGCCGTCGCCGCCATCCACGGCGGCATACAGGCCTTCGACCATCCCGCCCGCCAGGCGCTTTTCCCGCACCTCCTGGACCGCTCGCACCTGATGAACGCGGTGAGCCTCAATTCCATGATCTGGCCGGGCACCCGAATCTTCGGACCCGCCCTGGCGGGGTTCACCATCGACTACGTGGCGGACTACACCGGCGCCCCCCTGTCCGGCGCCGGGGCGGCCTACTATGTAGCCGCGGCGACCTACCTGGCTTTCGGCCTGTTGCTCCTTCCCGTACGGGTGCCGTTCATCGAACGCACCCGGGGCGGCAACTTCGTCCGCACTCTCCTGGGCGGGCTCTCGTTCGTATGGACCCGCAAGCTCTTTCGCTCCCTCATCGGACTGAACTACCTGGACATCTTCCTTCTGGCGTCCCACACCGCGCTCCTGCCGGTCTTCGCCGATGTCGTGTTCCGCGGCGACGGCTCCACCCTGGGTACCCTGTACGTGGTCAGCGGCATCGGCGCCCTGCTCGGCGCCCTGGTGGCCGCCAACCTCGGATACTTCCCGAAGCGCGGGTGGCTGATTCTCATGGGCGCGGGAATCCATGCCTTCTTCCTCACGCTGTTCGGGTTTTCCGGCGCCTTCCCGCTGGCATTGGGCATGCTGTTGTTGGCCGGCGTCGGCCTCTCCTTCTTCATGGTAAGCACCCAGACCTCGGTCCAGACACGCGTCCCCGACCAGTACCGCGGCCGGGTCATGGCCATCTGGGGCATGAACTACAGCGTCGTCCTCCCCTTGGGGCAACTGCAGATGGGCGCCGTCGCCGGCCTGTCCCGGGACCACTTGTCACCGTTCCTCGGCAGGCTCGCCGGCGCCCCGTCGGCGGTGATTCTTGGGGGTCTCGTCATGCTTGGGGCGGCGGGGATCATGGCGGTTTCCAACCGTGGGGTGCGGGAGCTGAGGCCGGAGGGGCCGGAGTAG